The [Actinobacillus] rossii genome contains a region encoding:
- a CDS encoding Mu-like prophage protein gp16: protein MLAQTRSQMITKIHIGKNQLKMTDNQYRVFLLDAVDKHSCAVMSDAELMQVLQAMRKQGVVFTSTKFKEKRPTPRADKAKYLAKITALLTNQGKPQKYADAMAKKAFGIEFVNWLEPWQLKKIIQMLAVYERRHV from the coding sequence ATGTTAGCGCAAACACGTTCGCAGATGATTACAAAAATCCATATTGGAAAAAATCAATTAAAGATGACGGACAATCAATATCGTGTGTTTTTATTAGATGCCGTAGATAAACACAGTTGTGCAGTAATGTCAGATGCGGAGTTGATGCAAGTGTTGCAGGCAATGAGAAAGCAAGGTGTGGTGTTTACATCCACAAAATTTAAGGAAAAACGTCCAACGCCACGAGCAGATAAAGCAAAATATTTAGCAAAAATTACCGCACTTTTAACCAATCAAGGAAAACCACAAAAGTATGCCGATGCTATGGCGAAAAAGGCGTTTGGTATTGAATTTGTGAACTGGTTAGAGCCGTGGCAGTTGAAGAAAATTATTCAGATGTTAGCCGTGTATGAACGACGGCATGTGTAA